The genomic window CCTAATTGGATGGCTTGTTTGTTAGCACCTAAAATTAACCATCTACGGTTTTGAGCTTGCGATCGCGCCCATTTTGCTGTCGATACTCTTAAGCATATCGTCCAGATGGTAGATATACTTAAACTCGGAAGTAAAATCTCCCATTTCCAGAGTGCTAGCTTTTCTCCAGTTTCCATAATATGGAGGATGGCAAAAAAGATGCCACCTACAAGCATATTAGTAATTAAAATCCGAGCCGGAGCGCGTAAACCGGAAATTTGGTTATCTGGATGGTAGCTATCTGCTACATATAAACCAGTAATGATTAATAAGCAAAATAATAAAGAAATAACAGGTTCAAAAACTTGAGAATTGTCTTCCCAATTTATCCAAAAGGGGAAAAATAAAGCTAACACTAAACCCACAATATCCCCTAGCAGTAGCAATATAGAGAGGATGTTGTGGTTTTGATGTAACTTGCTTCCTTGATTGCTAATACTAAGAGTAAAGTGCATTGGCATTATTTCCAAATATTAAAAATGGCAAAATTAGCATCACCATATGGGATGCCTGCCATACTTACTCTTGTGATATTTGCAATTACAGTTATTAGCTGTAATTAAGACTAAAATGCTGCAAAATACCCAAGAATAATACTGAAATAAATTCGTCAAATTTCCACTTAGATAAGTATTTATATACTTTTCTAGGTTTTGAGCCGCGTCTAATCTAGAAGGGCATTAAATTGTTTTAGTCTTAGTACCTTATTTTTTTATTACTGATTGCCTTGATTTAGCTATGTGGAGATTACTTAAATATTTGGTCATAGCGGAAAAAGTTTATGATTAGGAATCTTATAGCGGTTCTCGCTTTAGTGAGGTAGAAGAACCCCACCCCCAACCCCCTCCCCGCTTGCGGGGAGGGGGCTATGATGTACACACAAGTCGAATTACCCCCCTTAATCCCCCCTTGGAAAGGGGGGAAACCAGAAAATCCAGTTCCCTCCCCTTTCTAAGGGGAGGGTTAGGGTGGGGTAATTCGAGGACAGATAGTGATTCGATAACTTGTGTATACACGGTAGGCTTGCGGGGAGGGGGCTATGATGTACCTCATGTGATTAGGAAACGCTATATCATGTTTGCTTGATGGGTGATGAAACCTGAAGAACCCCACCCCGCCACAGCTACGCTTTGTCTCCCCTCCCCGTTGACGGGGCTACGGTGTACACACAAATCGGAGTTACTTTGATATCTGGGTTTTACCCCCCTTAATCCCCCTTGGAAAGGGGGGAAACAAGAAAATCCAGTTCCCTCCCCTTTCCAAGGGGAGGGTTAGGGTGGGGTAATTCGGATTACTCACCGCAATCATGATTATTAAAAGTAAAGAATTGATACTCCGCAAAAAAATATAGTGAAAATACGTAGGATATCCGGCAAGAAAAGCTTGATAATGCCTTATTAAAAGAGCATGAAGATTAGGGAATCGCATCTACTAGCAAATTACTCATACCAATGTAATTGGAGCTTATACATGATAAATCATGATTATATGTAGCCTCACAAGTGATTGGTATGCAATGAGAACTCATAAATGAAATTATTAGGTGTATTATGCCTTCTGATCAAGAAGAACAAGATTTTATTAACTTTCAACAATATTGGTTAACTGTAAAAAGACGTTGGCTGTTGATAGCCCTGATTATTGGGTCTGTGTTTGGTCTAACAGGGTTGGTAACTTTCAGCAAAAAACCAGTTTATGAAGCCCAGGGCAAACTACTGTTTAATAAGCAAAGTGGTGTCTCCTCCCTCACGGGTATTAGTGAACAGGTGGGACAACTCAGTGGGGTGACAAACCTTTCTAACCCTTTGGAAACTGAAGCTGAGGTGATTCGTTCCAACACTATTTCTCAGAAGACTATTGATAATCTAAATCTGACAGACGGGGAAGGCAACCCCTTGGAATTGGATGCTTTTCTTAGTCGCTTGTCAGTGAAAAGTGTGCGCGGGACTGATATTTTACAGCTTTCCTACCGGAGTAAAAATTCTGAAGAGGCGGCTGAGGTCATCAATGAATTGATGAGTGCTTATCTGGACAATAATATTCTGGTTAACCGTTCCGAAGCCAGGGCGGCGCGGGAATTTTTGGATAAGCAGTTACCTCAAGTGGAAGCCAAAGTTACAGAATCAGAACTGGCTTTGCGTCTGTTTAAAGAAAAATACCAAGTTATTTCTTTGGAAGAAGAAGCGAAAGAAGGGGTCAAGGGGTTGAATGATTTATCAAACCAAATGACCCGACTTCAGGCGCAACTGGCGGATGCTAGAAGCCGTTCTGGTGCGTTGCAAAAGCAATTGGCTTTGACGACACAGCAGGCTGTAGCACTGAGCAAATTGAGTCAGTCGAATGCTGTCCAGCAGGTGTTAACAGAATATCGGAAGGTACAAGACCAGTTGGCGGTGGAGCGATCGCGCTATACTGACGAGCATCCTGTAATTACGAATCTGTTAGAGAAAGAACAAGCTCTCAAAGCGCATTTGGAACGGCGAGTTTCCCAAACTGTGGGAATTGATGAGTCGATAGAAGAGCAAGATTTACAAGTTGGACAACTCCAGCAGACTTTAACTGCTGATTTGGTACAGATAGAAGTACAACGGTTGGGGTTAGAAAATCAAGTTGGTGTCTTGATGAAGGCTTTTGTGCGTTATCAAGCACGCATGAGAAGTTTACCCAGACTGGAACAAACACAGTTACGTCTAGAGCGACAGTTACAGGTAGCACGCACCAGCTACGAACAAATGCTGAAACGCTTGCAAGATGTTCAGGTGGTAGAAAACCAGAATGTTGGTAATGCTAGGGTGATTTCTGAGGCTTTGATACCTAAGAAACCGATTTCTCCGCGTATCGCTTTAAATTTAGCTTTGGGAGGATTTTTAGGTATTTTCGCAGCTTTGGGA from Nostoc sp. UHCC 0870 includes these protein-coding regions:
- a CDS encoding GumC family protein, which produces MPSDQEEQDFINFQQYWLTVKRRWLLIALIIGSVFGLTGLVTFSKKPVYEAQGKLLFNKQSGVSSLTGISEQVGQLSGVTNLSNPLETEAEVIRSNTISQKTIDNLNLTDGEGNPLELDAFLSRLSVKSVRGTDILQLSYRSKNSEEAAEVINELMSAYLDNNILVNRSEARAAREFLDKQLPQVEAKVTESELALRLFKEKYQVISLEEEAKEGVKGLNDLSNQMTRLQAQLADARSRSGALQKQLALTTQQAVALSKLSQSNAVQQVLTEYRKVQDQLAVERSRYTDEHPVITNLLEKEQALKAHLERRVSQTVGIDESIEEQDLQVGQLQQTLTADLVQIEVQRLGLENQVGVLMKAFVRYQARMRSLPRLEQTQLRLERQLQVARTSYEQMLKRLQDVQVVENQNVGNARVISEALIPKKPISPRIALNLALGGFLGIFAALGIALLLESADKSVKTAEEAKRLLNYPLLGTIPVFNQKARLAHGEKGTELPVLNNPYSSVNAAFEMLQINLGFTLSDKELKVIVVSSSVMGEGKSFIAANLAVATAQMGKRVLLIDADMRRPHQHDVWQIPNMMGLSNVLVGQAEFAKTAKEVVINLDLLTAGTIPPNPVVLLDSQRMTSLIAQAKEDYDYIIIDTPPLSMLADAMIVGNLADGMLLVARPGVVNSVAAQATKDLLAHSRTEVLGLVVNGVEIDRYRHNYYDYYYSDSGEKHSHKQDKIKSGLSKITGLRLL